The following coding sequences lie in one Benincasa hispida cultivar B227 chromosome 6, ASM972705v1, whole genome shotgun sequence genomic window:
- the LOC120079360 gene encoding uncharacterized protein LOC120079360, translated as MGCTLFSSSRFFSCPNKEVDGSLRNLRSSFYGAHIVFDKNFLRRNIKCSGRSFSVVASVLGRRVKGRETVIPDPDYRIPIILLGAAGGLAYTDNLLPAVPIGLLGLLLLVQATRVRFVFDNEALEVKIGDQLEDSGENAFVGGKNRWKYSTFVNWELWWPNFPILVYFKETQTKPEGQVHFFPVIFNGKQLYDVMVERAGPSKTSGPKES; from the exons ATGGGTTGCactctcttctcttcttctcgaTTTTTCTCTTGCCCAA ATAAAGAAGTGGATGGTTCTCTGAGGAATTTGAGAAGCTCATTCTATGGTGCCCATATAGTGTTTGATAAAAATTTTCTGAGAAGAAACATAAAATGTAGCGGTCGTAGCTTCTCTGTCGTGGCCTCAGTG CTTGGAAGGAGGGTCAAGGGCCGAGAGACTGTAATTCCTGATCCAGATTACAGAATTCCAATAATTTTACTTG GTGCTGCTGGCGGGTTAGCTTATACTGATAATTTGCTACCAGCTGTACCTATTGGTCTTCTTGGGCTACTGCTACTGGTCCag GCTACTCGAGTAAGATTTGTCTTTGACAATGAGGCATTG GAGGTAAAAATAGGCGATCAGCTTGAAGACTCTGGTGAAAATGCCTTTGTGGGTGGAAAGAATCGTTGGAA ATATTCCACTTTCGTGAACTGGGAGTTATGGTGGCCAAATTTTCCCATTCTGGTGTACTTCAAAGAAACTCAAACAAAGCCAGAAGGCCAAGTGCACTTCTTCCCAGTAATATTT AATGGGAAGCAACTGTATGATGTCATGGTGGAAAGAGCTGGTCCTTCAAAAACTAGTGGACCGAAAGAATCCTAA
- the LOC120079502 gene encoding protein BUNDLE SHEATH DEFECTIVE 2, chloroplastic-like, producing MAFSTCSSTPICSFNHSSKPNSGVLLGNSVPQKAFRINKAFQRTNPIRLLSFEVKASDGADSNQTTKYKSIVCTDCDGNGAVLCSQCKGTGVNSVDHFNGQFKAGSLCWLCRGKRDILCGGCNGAGFVGGFMSTADS from the exons ATGGCTTTCTCTACATGTTCTTCCACACCCATTTGCTCCTTTAATCACTCAAGCAAGCCCAACTCTg GGGTTCTTCTTGGAAATTCAGTGCCTCAGAAGGCTTTTAGGATAAATAAAGCTTTTCAAAGAACAAACCCCATTAGGCTTTTGTCTTTTGAGGTCAAG GCTTCAGATGGTGCAGATAGTAACCAAACCACAAAATACAAAAGCATTGTTTGCACTGACTGCGATGGAAATG GTGCTGTCCTATGTTCTCAGTGTAAAGGAACAGGAGTTAATTCAGTGGATCACTTCAATGGACAGTTTAAAGCTGGTAGCTTATGCTGGTTGTGCAG AGGCAAAAGGGATATCCTTTGTGGGGGCTGTAATGGAGCTGGTTTTGTGGGTGGATTTATGAGTACAGCTGACAGTTAG
- the LOC120080292 gene encoding uncharacterized protein LOC120080292 yields the protein MANAWKRDKTHKLLSPISLFFLLSFSILIIFFFLFNNSTSSEQSTPSFKIKPHFPFRTISPFDCFKCPQSYPVIANVVEGVRYPFLFSIADLGNLPDKPHKNIVRMLKGKPFRKPDISVTIQEVLEKMKGDSSDGFVVDVGANVGMASFAAAAMGFRVLAFEPVFENLQRICDGIYLNRVGELVNVFEAAASDRLGNITVHKLVGRLDNSAVSATGAKLAFKSNEEIAVQVKSIPLDEVIPDSERVLLIKIDVQGWEYHVLKGAKKILSRKGTEAPYLIYEEDEKLLKASNSSSREIREFLHSVGYHRCTQHGTDAHCTKTG from the exons ATGGCAAATGCCTGGAAAAGAGACAAAACCCACAAATTACTTTCCCccatttctctcttctttctcttgtCTTTCTCCATCctcatcatcttctttttcctcttcaatAACTCGACCTCTTCAGAACAATCCACTCCCAGTTTCAAAATCAAACCCCATTTTCCATTTCGAACAATATCCCCCTTCGATTGCTTCAAATGCCCTCAATCATATCCTGTGATTGCCAACGTTGTGGAAGGAGTTCGGTACCCGTTTCTGTTTTCGATTGCAGATTTGGGAAATTTGCCTGATAAACCCCACAAAAACATTGTTCGGATGCTGAAGGGAAAACCCTTTCGGAAGCCAGACATTTCAGTGACGATTCAGGAGgttttggagaagatgaaggGCGATTCCAGTGATGGGTTTGTTGTTGATGTGGGTGCTAATGTGGGAATGGCGAGTTTCGCTGCTGCTGCGATGGGTTTCCGTGTTTTGGCATTTGAGccggtttttgaaaatttgcagAGAATTTGTGATGGAATTTACTTGAATAGGGTTGGGGAATTGGTGAATGTGTTTGAGGCTGCTGCATCTGATAGGCTTGGGAACATCACTGTTCATAAG TTGGTCGGTCGGCTTGACAATAGTGCAGTTTCAGCAACTGGTGCAAAGTTGGCGTTCAAATCCAATGAAGAAATAGCAGTTCAAGTGAAGTCAATTCCGCTAGATGAAGTAATCCCGGATTCGGAACGAGTGcttctaataaaaattgacGTTCAGGGATGGGAATATCATGTGCTAAAAGGGGCAAAGAAGATCTTGTCTAGGAAGGGCACTGAAGCCCCATATCTCATCTATGAGGAAGATGAAAAGCTGCTAAAAGCCAGTAATAGTAGTTCAAGGGAGATAAGAGAATTCCTTCATTCTGTAGGATATCATCGTTGCACTCAACATGGTACAGATGCACATTGCACAAAGACTGGTTGA